The bacterium genome includes a region encoding these proteins:
- a CDS encoding 4a-hydroxytetrahydrobiopterin dehydratase, translating to MPDRRKLDEKDILSRIANLKNWQFHDGKLRKEFRFPDFVKAFGFMTGVALLAESLNHHPNWSNVYNSVIIELYTHDANGITEYDFTLAERIDAFLT from the coding sequence ATGCCTGATCGTAGAAAATTAGACGAAAAAGACATTTTGTCCCGTATAGCCAATCTCAAGAACTGGCAATTCCATGACGGGAAATTGCGTAAAGAATTCCGATTCCCCGATTTTGTCAAAGCTTTCGGTTTCATGACCGGCGTTGCCTTACTGGCGGAATCACTGAATCACCATCCAAACTGGTCCAACGTCTACAACTCCGTTATTATCGAACTCTATACGCACGATGCAAACGGCATCACCGAATATGATTTTACTTTAGCGGAACGCATAGACGCCTTTTTGACATGA